Genomic segment of Gloeocapsa sp. PCC 7428:
CAAAAATACCGACTGCTTGCTTTGCTTTAGCGGCGGCTAAGATGGTACTTAACACAGTTTGGGTGGTTTCCGCTGCATCTCCTGACGCGGGAGGCATTCCGATTACGATTCCTGATACGCGGCTAATGAGTTCCTGAACTTCTTGGAGATCTGCGGATCGCAAGTCTACAGTTTCAACCGCAACGCCTGTTTTGGTGATACCTTGAGCAATTGCTTGTGCGAGGCGATCGCTGTATCCATAATCGGAAGTATAAACAACCGCAACGGTTGTTTCTGCCTTTGCTTGCGATTGACTCCAGACGCGATAACGGCGCGTGAGTTCTTCAACGTTGTGATACAGTAGTGGACCGTGACCTGTTGCGATCGTGGTCACTTTGCCTAGTTCGCCCATCCGTTTGAGTGCGGATAACACTGAACGTGCATTTGGAGCCATTAAGCAGTCGTAATAAAAGCGGAAATCAGCTTCGATCGCGCCGAGGTCTTCATCAAAGGTATAATCGTCGCAATAGTGCAACCCAAAGGCATCACACGTGTAGAGAACTTGCGTTTTGCGATCGTAAGTGAACATCGTATCAGGCCAGTGCAAATTCGGGGCGCTGATGAACTCTAATTCATGCCCGTTACCTAAATCTAAGCGATCGCCGTTTTTCACAATTTGCCGCTTAAACGGCTGATGCACCATGTCTTCGAGAAACTGAAGCGCGACTTTTGAGCCTACGACTGTTGCTTCGGGAACAAGCTGTAATACGTCTTTGACTAAGCCGCTATGATCCGGTTCTGTGTGGCTGATAATGATATAGTCAATTTCTGCTGGGTCAATGACATGACGCAGCGTGTCTAAATAAAGTTGGCGAAATTTCTCATGAGAGGTATCGACTAAAGCCGTCTGCTCACCTCGAATGATAAATGAGTTGTATGTTGTGCCATTTTGCAAGCCAAACTCGATATCAAAGCGATCGCGATCCCAGTCGAGCGAGCGAATTGCGGTTGTATTGGGAGCAATGTCGGCAGTTTGCATTGTTAGCCGATTCTGGGCTTTATCGGTGAGCACTACCATTCGTCAGCCTCCTGCGCAACTTATAACTTTTTTTTATCTAGTTTTATTGTCTCATGCTTTTTTTGTAAAGGTTTATTAATAAATTTATATTTCAGTTTAAAAAACTAAAAGTGTTTCAAGGGGTAAAGCAATGCCTTATCCGTACAAAGTAACTGCTAGCAAAAGATTAAGAATCGCGATTGATGTATGAGTGAATCGCACTGGCTAGCATTAGTTATTGGTAATTCGCGATTGCACTGGGCATGGTTTAATGCAAAAAGGCTGCAAGCGGCTTGGGATACTGAGTATTTACCTGCATCAGTTGTGCAAAAACTCGCAAGCTGTCAAAATATTACCGATTTTTCTCAAGAAATTTTAGCTCCTAGAGCAATTAATATCACCTCACCACCTATTTACTTAGCTTCAGTTGTTCCCAGCCAAACGGCAATTTGGCGAACATATCCCAATCTTCACGAAATAATATTAGCGCAAGTTCCACTACAAGGAGTTTATCCGACGTTGGGAATTGATCGCGCCTTAGCGTTATGGGGCGCAGGCGCAACATGGGG
This window contains:
- a CDS encoding diflavin flavoprotein codes for the protein MVVLTDKAQNRLTMQTADIAPNTTAIRSLDWDRDRFDIEFGLQNGTTYNSFIIRGEQTALVDTSHEKFRQLYLDTLRHVIDPAEIDYIIISHTEPDHSGLVKDVLQLVPEATVVGSKVALQFLEDMVHQPFKRQIVKNGDRLDLGNGHELEFISAPNLHWPDTMFTYDRKTQVLYTCDAFGLHYCDDYTFDEDLGAIEADFRFYYDCLMAPNARSVLSALKRMGELGKVTTIATGHGPLLYHNVEELTRRYRVWSQSQAKAETTVAVVYTSDYGYSDRLAQAIAQGITKTGVAVETVDLRSADLQEVQELISRVSGIVIGMPPASGDAAETTQTVLSTILAAAKAKQAVGIFESGGSDDEPVYPLLNKFRDLGLSIAFPAIQIREAPTEATYKRCEEAGTDLGQWLTRDRSIKVMKSLDADLDKALGRISGGLYIITAKKGDASSAMLASWVTQASFKPLGVTIAVAKDRAIESLMQVGDRFVLNVLEEGNHLHLMKHFLKRFSPGADRFEGVKTQPSQNGAPILTEALAYMECEVTSRMELSDHHIVYATIETGRVSNPEALTAVHHRKVGNHY